One Thioclava electrotropha DNA segment encodes these proteins:
- a CDS encoding heavy-metal-associated domain-containing protein — MIYSVPNMTCGHCKASVEAAIEEVGGKADVYLEDREVEVEGLPESTVISALKGAGYEATPVEE; from the coding sequence ATGATCTATTCCGTTCCGAACATGACCTGCGGGCACTGCAAAGCCTCGGTCGAGGCCGCGATCGAAGAGGTCGGCGGCAAGGCCGATGTCTATCTGGAAGATCGCGAGGTCGAGGTGGAAGGGCTGCCCGAATCCACCGTGATCAGCGCCCTGAAAGGCGCAGGCTACGAGGCCACCCCGGTCGAAGAGTAA